DNA from Nocardioides seonyuensis:
GCTGGAGGAGTCACTGGCACTGTGGGAGCGCGGCGAGGCGCTGGCCAAGGTGTGCCAGGAGTGGCTCGACGGTGCCCGCAAGCGACTTGACGCCGTGATCGGCGACTCCGCCGAAGACTGATCCTGCGCGGATGCCGACTACCGTGTGAGCATCCCGAGGTAGGCCTCGATGTCCTCGACCGGCGCGGAGCCGTAGACGAGCACGGCATCGTCGTCGACCTCGGTGGAGTAGCCGTGGTCCCCGCCCGCGTCCGACCACGTCTCCCAGGTGTCGGCGACGTCACTGTCGACCTGCGCCGGCTCGCCGTCCACGTAGTCCTTGTCGATGTAGGTCCGCACCAGCTCCTCGATCGAGGAGTCCTCCTGCCGGATGCCGATGTAGTCGCCCTCGTCGGTCAGCACTCCGAGCCCCCACCTGGGGATGTCTCCGGCTCGCAGGTCGACGGTGGTGGCGATCCACCCCTCCGGCAGCTGCTCGGGGTGGACGACGCGCAGCCCTGCCTCCTCGGCGAGGCTCACGCTCTCCTGCCAGTCGATCGGCTCGGGCTCGTTCTCGATGTCAGGGCGGAAGAGCGCCCGCCAGCCGACGAAGGCGAGCACGACGAGCAGCGTCACCAGCATCGCGCCCACCATGCCGGAGAACGAGCGCTGGTATCGACTGGGCTGGTTGGCTCCGGGCTGCTGGCTCACGCCGTACATCCTCCCAGCGTCCTCACAGTCGCCGGACCCAGGTCAGACCTCCGCAGATGCGGCATACTTCACGCGTGACCACCTACAGAATTGCGGAAGCAGCCGAGGTCCTGGCGGTCAGCGACGACACCGTACGACGCTGGGTCGACGCCGGCCGCCTGCCCTCCCGCACGGCCGAGGGCAGGGCGGTGGTCGACGGCGCCGACCTTGCGGAGTTCGCGGAGGGGCTGATCGAGTCGGCCGCGGCCCTCGAGCGCGACCGCACTCGGGCAGGCTCGGTGAGCGCCCGCAACCGGATGAGCGGCATCGTCACCCGGGTCCGGCGCGACGCGGTGATGGCCCAGGTGGAGATGGTCTGCGGCCCCTACCGCGTCGTCTCGCTGATGAGCAGCGACGCCGCCGAGGAGCTCGGGCTGGAGCCCGGCTCGCGCGCCGTCGCCTCGATCAAGTCGACCAACGTCGTGGTCGAGGTCCCCTGATGCGGGCGCTCCTGGCCGTCGTCCTCGCCCTCCCACTCGCGGCGTGCAGCGGCACCGACGACGACCAGGTCCTCACCGTGCTCGCCGCCTCGAGCCTCGCCGACACCTTCGCCGACCTTGCCGAGCTGTTCGAGGACGAGCACCCGGGCACCGACGTGCGGCTGGTCCTCGGCTCCTCCACCATGCTGGCCGAGCAGGTGGTCGACGGCGCCCCCGGAGACGTCCTCGCGACGGCCGACGAGCGCTCGATGCGGGTGGCCGAGGACGGCAGCACCCTGGCCGACGGCCCCTACGCGTTCGCCGGCAACGCCCTCACCCTCGTCACGCCGCCGCAGAACCGGGCCGGCATCGCCTCCCTCACCGACCTGGACCGGGAGGGTGTCGACTACGTGGTGTGCGCGGAGGCCGCCCCCTGCGGCGCGCTCGCGGTGCAGCTGCTCGACCAGCAGGAAGTCGCGCAGCCGCCCGCCAGCCAGGAGGTCGACGCCCGGGCCGTGCTGGCCCGCGTCGAGCAGGGCGAGGCCGACGCGGGGTTGGTCTACCGCACCGACGCCGTGGCAGCCGGCGACGCCGTCACCGAAGTGCCACTTCCGGAAGGGCTGACCACCAACTACCTCGTCGCGCCCCTGCACGGCGACGACGCCGAGCGTTCCGACCTCGCAGCGGAGTTCGTCACCCTCGTGCGCAGCAACCGGGCCCGCCAGGTCCTCCAGGACGCCGGCTTCAGCGGGGTCGTGGTCGAGTGAGCACCAGCGGCCTGAGCACCGCGCGACTGGGCAGCGTCCGACTGGGGCGGGCTCCGCTCCTCCTGGTCGTCCCGGCCGTGTGTGGCGTCGCGCTGCTCGTCGTACCCCTCCTCACGCTCGTCCTCGACACCCCGTGGCGGACGCTGCCCGAGCACCTGGGCTCCGAGCCCGTACGACAGGCGCTCGGCATCACCGCAGTGAGCAGCCTGCTGACCGTCGCCGTGTGCGTCGTGATCGGCACCCCGCTGGCCTGGCTGCTGGCGTGCGTCGACTTCCGCGGCCGGCGGGTGGTCCGCTCGCTCGTGCTGGTTCCGCTGGTGCTGCCGCCGGTGGTCGCGGGCGTCGCGCTGGTCACCGCCCTTGGCCGCAGCGGCCTGGTCGGGCAGCACCTGCCGTTCTCGGTCCCCTACACGACCGCTGGCGTGGTCCTCGCCCACACGTTCGTGTCCCTGCCGTTCTACGTCCTCGCGGTCGAGGGAGCCCTGCGCACCCGCGGAGCGGCGTACGACGTCGTGGCGGCGACGCTGGGTGCCGACCGGTGGACGACCTTCCGCCGTGTCACGCTCCCGCTCGCCCTCCCAGGCATCCTCGCCGGCAGCGCCCTGGCGTGGGCCCGCAGCCTCGGCGAGTTCGGGGCGACCATCACCTTCGCGGGGAACTACCCCGGGTCGACCCAGACGATGCCGAGCCTGATCTACGTCGCGCTCGGGTCCGATCCCATGGTCGCCCGGACGCTGAGCCTGATCCTGCTGGTCCTCTCCGTCGCGGTCCTGGTGCTCCTGCGCGAGCGGTGGGCCACCCGGTGAGCGGGGGGCCGACCATGCTCGTCCGGGTCGACCTGCCGGGCCGGGTCGTCGCGCAGCTGGAGGTGCCGGCCGGTGAGGTGCTCGTCGTCATCGGGCCCAACGGGGCCGGCAAGTCGACGCTGCTGCGAGCCGTCGCGGGGCTGGAGCGGGCCGCGGTGCGGGTCGGCGACGACGACTGGACGGACCTGCCGGTTCCGCGGCGCCGCATCGGCTACGTCTTCCAGGACCAGAGCCTCTTCCCCCATCTCTCCGCGGTGGCCAACGTCGAGTTCGGGCCGCGCTCGCGCGGTGTCCCCCGCCGGGAGGCGCGCGCACGGGCGCGGCACTGGCTCGACCGCTTCGGCATCGGTGACCTCGCGGACCGCGGGCCCGGCCAGCTCTCCGGGGGCCAGGCACAACGCGTCGCCCTCGCCCGGGCGCTGGCCACCGACCCGCAGGTCCTGCTGCTCGACGAGCCCTTCACCGGCCTCGACACCACGGCGGCGACGTCGTTGCGGATCGAGCTGTCCCAGCATCTGCGCGACTTCGCAGGAGTCACCCTGCTCGTCACGCACGACGCGATCGACGCGCTGACCCTCGCCGACCGGGTGCTGGTGCTCGACGGCGGCGTCGTCGCGCAGGTCGGGCGTCCCGAGGAGGTCGCCGCCCGGCCACAGACGGCTCACGTGGCACGCCTCGTCGGGCTCAACGTCGTACGGCTCGGGGACGAGCTGGTCACCTTCAGCCCGTCGGCGGTGAACGTCTCGGTGCGCGAGCCCGAGGGGTCTCCGCGCCTGAGGTGGTACGGCACCGTGGCGACGCTCGCTCCCCACGGCGACGCGCTGCGCGTGCTGGTCCGCGGCGAGACGGATCTGATCGCCGACGTGACGCATGCAGCGGCTGCAGAGCTGGGACTCGTGGCCGGGCGAGACGTCTGGTTGTCGGTGAAGGCCACGGCTGTGAGCCGTGAGGGCACCACCGCGAGGGGCCGCTAACATTCGCGCCATGAGCCCCATGACCGGCAAGCCCGACCGCAACCTCGCCCTGGAGCTGGTGCGCGTCACCGAGGCCGCCGCGATGGCGGCAGGCCGCTGGGTGGGCCGCGGCGACAAGAACGATGCCGACGGCGTGGCCGTCGACGCGATGCGCGTGATGATCGCCAGCGTCGGCATGCGCGGAGTCGTCGTCATCGGCGAGGGCGAGAAGGACGAAGCGCCCATGCTCTACAACGGCGAGGAGGTCGGCGACGGCACCGGGCCG
Protein-coding regions in this window:
- the modB gene encoding molybdate ABC transporter permease subunit encodes the protein MSTSGLSTARLGSVRLGRAPLLLVVPAVCGVALLVVPLLTLVLDTPWRTLPEHLGSEPVRQALGITAVSSLLTVAVCVVIGTPLAWLLACVDFRGRRVVRSLVLVPLVLPPVVAGVALVTALGRSGLVGQHLPFSVPYTTAGVVLAHTFVSLPFYVLAVEGALRTRGAAYDVVAATLGADRWTTFRRVTLPLALPGILAGSALAWARSLGEFGATITFAGNYPGSTQTMPSLIYVALGSDPMVARTLSLILLVLSVAVLVLLRERWATR
- a CDS encoding TOBE domain-containing protein, with translation MTTYRIAEAAEVLAVSDDTVRRWVDAGRLPSRTAEGRAVVDGADLAEFAEGLIESAAALERDRTRAGSVSARNRMSGIVTRVRRDAVMAQVEMVCGPYRVVSLMSSDAAEELGLEPGSRAVASIKSTNVVVEVP
- a CDS encoding DUF4245 domain-containing protein, with translation MSQQPGANQPSRYQRSFSGMVGAMLVTLLVVLAFVGWRALFRPDIENEPEPIDWQESVSLAEEAGLRVVHPEQLPEGWIATTVDLRAGDIPRWGLGVLTDEGDYIGIRQEDSSIEELVRTYIDKDYVDGEPAQVDSDVADTWETWSDAGGDHGYSTEVDDDAVLVYGSAPVEDIEAYLGMLTR
- the modA gene encoding molybdate ABC transporter substrate-binding protein, which codes for MRALLAVVLALPLAACSGTDDDQVLTVLAASSLADTFADLAELFEDEHPGTDVRLVLGSSTMLAEQVVDGAPGDVLATADERSMRVAEDGSTLADGPYAFAGNALTLVTPPQNRAGIASLTDLDREGVDYVVCAEAAPCGALAVQLLDQQEVAQPPASQEVDARAVLARVEQGEADAGLVYRTDAVAAGDAVTEVPLPEGLTTNYLVAPLHGDDAERSDLAAEFVTLVRSNRARQVLQDAGFSGVVVE
- a CDS encoding ABC transporter ATP-binding protein, translated to MLVRVDLPGRVVAQLEVPAGEVLVVIGPNGAGKSTLLRAVAGLERAAVRVGDDDWTDLPVPRRRIGYVFQDQSLFPHLSAVANVEFGPRSRGVPRREARARARHWLDRFGIGDLADRGPGQLSGGQAQRVALARALATDPQVLLLDEPFTGLDTTAATSLRIELSQHLRDFAGVTLLVTHDAIDALTLADRVLVLDGGVVAQVGRPEEVAARPQTAHVARLVGLNVVRLGDELVTFSPSAVNVSVREPEGSPRLRWYGTVATLAPHGDALRVLVRGETDLIADVTHAAAAELGLVAGRDVWLSVKATAVSREGTTARGR